The following nucleotide sequence is from Nitrospira sp..
CATGTGGCGACCCAAGCGGCAGGCGGCAATCTGCAGGCTCGAGCCAATATTCAGTCCCATGACGAGTTGGGTCAGATGGCTACCGCCTTCAACGCCATGCTGGACCGCATCACGGCATTGGTGTCGACGGAAGAGGAACGGGATGCGATGCAGAAACGGCTCATGCAGTTTCTTATCCTGGTGTCGGATGTCGGGAAGGGGGACCTCACGAAGCGTGGTGAGGTGACCGCCGACATGTTCGGAAACCTTGCGGATGGTTTCAACCTGATGACGGGTCGTTTCGGACAATTGTTGAAACAGGTGCGTGAAGCGGCGGATCGCGTGAACAAATCAGCCAGCACCTTGCGAGATTCGGCAACGCATATGTCAGGAACTGCCCGTATGCAGGCAGAAGAATCGGTACGGACACTGGGTTCGGTCGAGCAATTGGCCTCGAGCATGCGACAGGTTGCCGTAGCCGCTGGAGCATCGTCTGAATCCGCGAAGCAAGTATTGTCGGCAACGGAACGAGGTAACGTGGCCGTGCAGGAAACCGTCCACGATATGCAGAGCATTCGATCCGCAGTGCAACGCATGTCCAAACAGGTCAAGGGACTTGGAGATCGCTCGTTGGAAATCTCTCAGATCGTCTCGACCATACGAGAGATTGCGAATCAGACCAATCTTCTCGCGTTGAACGCTGCAATCGAGGCGGCAGGAGCCGGCGAGGCGGGTGCTCGGTTTGCGGTGGTGGCCGACCAGGTCAGAAAATTGGCCGAGAGTTCGACCCAAGCGACACGCGAAATTGCCGATCTGGTGAAGGTGATCCAGACGGAAACTCAGGATGCCGTCGTCGCGATGGAGCATGAGACGCAGGCGGTGGAAGCGGGATCTGCTTCCGCCCTCCGCACGGGTGACGTCTTCGCTGAAATCTCAGAAATCGCCAAGCATTCTTCCGAATTAGCCCAACACATTGCCGGAGCCGCGTCGGAACAGACCGCCTCGACGGAAAAAGTCGGTCGAGCCATTAAGGAGTTTACGGGCGGTGCGGTCGCAACACAGAAGCAGACGGACACCACTCGGTTGACGATCGAAGAAATGGCTAAGCTTGCCGAGGGCCTGACGTCCTCCGTCGCGCAATTCAGACTGCCGTGAGTTTTCGTACCGAACATGTGAGCATTCGCTCGACAGGATACGTGAGACCCAATGAGCGACGAATTTGATCGGACCCAACTGGTGAACATCTTTGTCGCGGAAGCCACCGACGAGATGGAACGGTTCTGGCGTGCATTGCATCCGACGGAGAAGCTCTACCCCTCCGTTGAGGATATTGTTGAGTACCACGCTACGGGACATAAGCTGAAAGGGGCGGCGCTGTTGTACGGGTTTTCCGTCCTGGGACGGCTTGGAGGGGTACTGGAGGATTTGCTGGAGCAGGCGAGCAGGTTCTCTGCTGAACAATGGCCCACCATCATCCAGTTGCTTCGTGAAATTTCCGCATCATTTCAAGTCCAAGTGCGAGATATCGGGCATGGCGGGAAGGAGGATCCCTCCGTACTTGAGAATTTTGTTCATCGAGCAAACCAGTTCTTAGCAGTCCCGACGGTGCCTCTTCCGAGAGTGACCTCCGGCGAACAGTTGGCAGGGCCATCGACGGGGAATGAGCAGGAGCTTCTCACGGAGACTTACTTGATTCCCGTTCTTGATCCGGAGGTAATGTCGTATTTCGCGCCGGAGGCGCAGGAGTATCTCGATATTCTCGAGAAGCACTTGCTCCATCTTGACGGGAAAACAGAGGATTTTGACGCCATTCATCAACTGTTCCGGACGGCTCACACGCTCAAAGGATCAGCATACACGGTGGGGTTTCAGGCTATCGGAGACCTCACGCATTCTATTGAAGATTTCATGGGGGCGGTGCGGGACCACCGGTTGCGCATTCTCCCAGGCCATACCGATCTGTTACTCCGCACCATTGACCTGGTTCGAGCGCTGTTGCGACGAGATCCCGTACTTCTACCTGCCTTGAGGGAGCGATTCGCTGCTGCGGCGCACGAGCTGAAGGAATTGGGAAAGTCCGGCGGTAGCACAGAAGGGAAGCTTGTTCGTGGGGAGGAGGAGTCACAAGCCACGGTGGTGGCTGAGGTCGGTGAGGGACATGAAATCGACTCACTCGGAAGCGCCGATCGAAAATCCGGCGAAGAGCGTGAGGTCATCCGAGTCAGTCGTGATCGGTTGGAGCGCCTTCTCAACCTCGTCGGCGAGCTGGTGATCGATCGCGGACGTCTGGAACAACGCCTACGAACATTGGATCAGCTGGTAGCCCAGGTGATGACGAATAAGATGCGGCTGGTCGATGCGGTTCAGTCGTTCGAGGATAAGCATACCTATACGTTTCAACAAGCAACAAAGCCGGTTGATGAGCCTGGCATGACCGCCGGCGCTTCCATTCATGACTTCGGGAGCTTGGAGTTCGATCAGTATGATGATTTCAACATTTTAGCTCGCCGAATCAGCGAGGTGACGGCAGATATTTCCGAATCAATGTCGCAATTGAACGGCTCAATCCGACGGGCTCAAGACGACATGGCGCAATTGCAGCAGTTGACGCTGAGCATGCGCGACGAAATCGCGCGTGCGCGGATGGTACCGATCGGCACCTCGTTCACTCGTTTTCGTCGTGCGATTCGGGAAATGGCTCGTGCAACGGGCAAGGACGTTACGTTGGTGACATCCGGCGAACAGACCGAAATCGATACCGGAGTCGTAGAACGACTGGTCGACCCGCTCGTGCATTTGGTCAGAAATGCCGTTTACCACGGCATTGAACCGGCGTCCACGCGTGTGGCGCAGGGGAAGGCATCAGTTGGAACGGTCTATCTTCACGCGGCACATCGTGGGAGCTCGGTCGTAATTGAAGTCGAAGACGATGGTGGAGGCCTCGAGTTACGCAAGATCAAGTCCAGAGCCGTCGAGAAAGGACTGATTCGCCAAGAGGTCGCAGCCGCTCTCCCAGACAGTGAAGCCATCAAGTTCATTTTCCTGCCCGGATTCTCTACTGCCGAAACCGTCGACAACCAAGCGGGCCGCGGTGTCGGAATGGATGTGGTGAAACGCGCTATCGAAGCGATGAATGGACACATCGAAGTGGAGTCGGTGAAAAGCTTCGGAACGAAGTTTACACTGCATCTGCCTTTGACGTTGTTGATCGCTACGGCATTGTTGGTTCGAGTCGGGAACGAGCGGTATGCGATTCCTCTCCCAAGCGTGCGAGAGGTTACGATACCAACCGGTTCTGCCATGCAAGTCGTGACAGGCCGTTCGGTAATGCAGTTGGGTGAAGAAGCTATCGATGTGTGTCCACTGGACAAATTGCTTCGCCGCGAAGCGGGTATCGCCGACCATGGAAAATCGGTGGTCATTGTGCGGACCTCCACCGGGCCGCTGGGCTGCGCAGTGGACGAATTGCTTGGGCGTCAAGAGATCGTCATTAAATCGCT
It contains:
- a CDS encoding MCP four helix bundle domain-containing protein; amino-acid sequence: MIGQGVMNRFQDMKTQSKLFVSFGLVSAIILAMASVGVVTLRQLSDQSQTVYVHYTVPLAEFAKMGTALTKHHQVLLDVAAVTKQADFAQEVSKLGPLKAEIERTLNNYKVTTMRVSRSGRDELKDLTVFEPALRKYFQEADGALSAMADSFDRSGLSAAQAEQMRALGMLALTVNLTPTFENVVRRHNEQVNSIEAVAKDLNEDAQALAADSTLILVGGGLVAVALGICVGYVMARFLSRGITHIAHVATQAAGGNLQARANIQSHDELGQMATAFNAMLDRITALVSTEEERDAMQKRLMQFLILVSDVGKGDLTKRGEVTADMFGNLADGFNLMTGRFGQLLKQVREAADRVNKSASTLRDSATHMSGTARMQAEESVRTLGSVEQLASSMRQVAVAAGASSESAKQVLSATERGNVAVQETVHDMQSIRSAVQRMSKQVKGLGDRSLEISQIVSTIREIANQTNLLALNAAIEAAGAGEAGARFAVVADQVRKLAESSTQATREIADLVKVIQTETQDAVVAMEHETQAVEAGSASALRTGDVFAEISEIAKHSSELAQHIAGAASEQTASTEKVGRAIKEFTGGAVATQKQTDTTRLTIEEMAKLAEGLTSSVAQFRLP
- a CDS encoding response regulator produces the protein MSDEFDRTQLVNIFVAEATDEMERFWRALHPTEKLYPSVEDIVEYHATGHKLKGAALLYGFSVLGRLGGVLEDLLEQASRFSAEQWPTIIQLLREISASFQVQVRDIGHGGKEDPSVLENFVHRANQFLAVPTVPLPRVTSGEQLAGPSTGNEQELLTETYLIPVLDPEVMSYFAPEAQEYLDILEKHLLHLDGKTEDFDAIHQLFRTAHTLKGSAYTVGFQAIGDLTHSIEDFMGAVRDHRLRILPGHTDLLLRTIDLVRALLRRDPVLLPALRERFAAAAHELKELGKSGGSTEGKLVRGEEESQATVVAEVGEGHEIDSLGSADRKSGEEREVIRVSRDRLERLLNLVGELVIDRGRLEQRLRTLDQLVAQVMTNKMRLVDAVQSFEDKHTYTFQQATKPVDEPGMTAGASIHDFGSLEFDQYDDFNILARRISEVTADISESMSQLNGSIRRAQDDMAQLQQLTLSMRDEIARARMVPIGTSFTRFRRAIREMARATGKDVTLVTSGEQTEIDTGVVERLVDPLVHLVRNAVYHGIEPASTRVAQGKASVGTVYLHAAHRGSSVVIEVEDDGGGLELRKIKSRAVEKGLIRQEVAAALPDSEAIKFIFLPGFSTAETVDNQAGRGVGMDVVKRAIEAMNGHIEVESVKSFGTKFTLHLPLTLLIATALLVRVGNERYAIPLPSVREVTIPTGSAMQVVTGRSVMQLGEEAIDVCPLDKLLRREAGIADHGKSVVIVRTSTGPLGCAVDELLGRQEIVIKSLGRLKLFERAVFGGAAIDPEGRVVLVLDVNRLTAQPSCESPTGESDDTRLSATTLMDVGMPSVQSTPGFPLLLIDDSLSIRKFVGRMLESAGYAVDTASDGEEGCRKAATQQYQLIITDLEMPRLNGYEVIQALRARPQMQTTPILVMTTRAGDKHRHMAMAAGASGYIAKPVEERALIQEIQRWTGRAMNVGK